In Zingiber officinale cultivar Zhangliang chromosome 3A, Zo_v1.1, whole genome shotgun sequence, the DNA window TAGAAAGGTCAAAGAGGAAAGGGGACAGGTTCTACAAATAATGCCTCACATGAATTCTTTTCTTTGGCAAAATGGAGGAAACCAAAAGTTATAAAATCGAGATGATCACAAGATTCCATGAAAGTAGGATAAAGCATTCAGTGGTCCATTATAAGACAAAATTAAAGCTTAATACTGCAAGAAAGAAATGGTAGAAATTAATCATTGTCTCAACTAGAAAATAGTTTAGTCTAGAATTATGAGATGTGGAATAAGGGAGACAAAAACCAGCTTTTGAATCCGTATTTCCATGTAAAATGAAACTATTCATCATTCTGAGTATTCCAATATGTCATTAGATTAGCATTCTATAACATGTAGGATGATACTCTAACACCATGGTGAACTATTTCAAAACAGGAAACGTCTCCAAGTTCATatcatcaaacaaaaaaaaaaaggcttTTGAGATCCTTACCTAGCAAAATAATCCTTCGCTGGCTAAGCTGATATACAAAGTTGCCTGACACACCCTTTCTCGTTATTATGACCAGAGTGAGCAAATATCATAATTGAATGACATGAAGGAAAGCCAAAACAATGTGACTAATATGAAGAGCAAACTTGCTGTGCATGACTAAAGAAAAGGGTATTTGAAAGCAATTCATCTCGCTGTCATGCATCTGTTGAAGGTTAAAAAGAAGCACACGATCCATTGCAATACACTTAGAACAGAGGAAGCACAATTACAATCTCTATACTTAGATTCTACATCTGTTTCAATTGCATGATTACTCTAACACCAACAGTCAGTCAGATTTCAACACCACATACACCATATGTACTGACTTAATAAGCTTACAAAACCCAGATTCAACTCTGTGCCGCCTACTGGATCTGTGTGTAAATTACATAGGTTATAACCAACTGCCAAACATAGATAACCATGGAGGATAACCAAGTAAACTTAGCAGCTCTTGTGAGAAGGTTTGACTTGGCCCATGGCAATTTGCTCTCAACTGAGGATAGCACGACCTCATAAATAATCTCCGAACTTTTTAAAGCTAAgctaatacaaaaataaaaaatgccTAAACCAGCGTTTCTCATTATGCCAATCAGAAAGAAGAATCATATCAAATTGCAATGaacgaaaggaaaaaaaaaactaatttctaATGCAAACTTGCAGTCCAATGACTTACGAAATGGTGTAGAAGCAAATCATAATGCAGCATATTGCTGTTCAAGGTTAACGACAACATACCATTTTAATTCCAATCTAGCAGACTTGGAAAAGGCGAGGCACAGCAAGTATAAACTACCAAACAAAATAAATCATGGTGGATAACAAAACATCAAATTTTAATAATCTTAGCAGCTCTTATGAGAGGGTTGGCCTTTGCAATCTGCTCTCGACCAGCAGCcttgtaatcaaaagagcaatcATGGGTGTCAGAGTAACGGTGGCGGGCACAGAAGAGATCCCCACATCGGCACCGGAAACCAGTAAGTCCCACCCTTTTGTCGCAACTCGAGCAGCGTTTGATGGATTGAAACGGTGGCAGAGCCTTGTTGCTGTGCTTCTCCTTGGGACCAAGATCCACGGTCGCCGGGTTTCCCAAATTCTCAGGTGTATTTAGAGATGAGAGCTCTTGCAGAGTCTGCAGGCAATGGGCAGACGGCGACGGTGGTGGTTGAGGCGAGGAGGAACTCGGAGAAGGGGAAGAGGGTTTGAGGATTTCAGCTTCATCCTTATTAAGGTTGCAACTTTCCCCTGCCATCTATCCCAAATTGAAGAAGAAAAATCCTAAACACagctaaaaatcgagagacggagagagagagagagagttacgCAAATAGAGATCGAAGCGAGTTCAAGATCCAACAAAATAAACAGCGCGTAAACAACCGCAACGACGTCGAAAGCTAAGATTCAACAGACTTTTTTCCCCCACGCATTTAGGGAGAACAAAGAAATCAGAACAGAAGGgcagaaaaaaaagaaagaaagaaagggataAGACAAGGACAACAAACGAGATCccggaagaaagagaagaaaccgCGGGATCGAGCTCACCGGAGTCGAATTTTACAGAAGCTTATAGACGaaaacaaagaagatgatcgCAAAAGCCTCCTCGAGACGGATTACGCATCGATCAAGCGATTGATTTGGATGAGGAAAGGTAGGGAAGTTGCCTGAGAAGGTTGCGGAGGCTTATTGCTAATAGAATAATAGtattattataaataataaaataaagaagaAGACAAATCCATTGGTATTAGTATTAcaagctttgataccaataaaaAACAAAAGTAACCTCTTGTCTTGGTACTAATTTCCAATTTAGcagattaattttaattaaaaagatAAGGAGGGGACAAAGAAGCTTAGAAAAggttgatattaaaaaaaaaaaaaaaagtatgctCTGGGCTCCTatttcttttctaaaaaaaaaataaaaaataaaataagaaaactgGAAAGAAAATAGCTTTTggttaaaatttcaaaataaccAGGGTGACTGTTCTTTCCTCAAGGAAGAATAAATAGGCTTTAAATACGGGTGTTCTCTCCTAGTCTTTGGTATGGCCTTCGTTCGATCATTAGGATCGTAATGAATTAAATGTTAGTGAGTAATTTTATTGTTTAAGttgataagaatttatttatgttcCTTGAGTATGCAAAATTAATTACATAAAaaagtttaataatattttaaataaaatgaataagcttagcatataaataaaaatattttatttatttttttaattcaaaaattaaaaaaataataataaataaaacgaGTGATATCTTGCGCGTGCACAGTCGTGCACTGTGCGGGCGCGCAGGATATCactcattttatttatttttttttatttttgaattaaaaaaataaataaaatatttttttaaattttatttctaggattCAAACTTTGGGTTATAGTttttaagctattttttttttagattttaactATAGAGTTCAGGCTTTCCAATtatgttatagtgtttggttttaaaaaaaataaaataaaataaatttaagtatttattgagtattgtaatatgttgagggatatattaatgtattagaaatttatataaagaaatatttattttttaataaataaaatatttttaaaaaattttatttctagggttgctttgggttatagtttttaagttttttttttttagattttatctgtAGGGTTCAGTCTTCACAATTAGGTTACAGTGttttgtttaaaaataaaataaaataaaataaatttaagtatttattgagtattgtaatatgttgagaagatatattaatgtattagaaatttatataaggaaatatttatttttttaatttaaaatattaaaaaaaaaccaaTTGATATCCTACGCACGTGCATAGTCGCGCAGGATATCAAtcctcaatatatatatatatatatatatatatatatatatatatatatatatatatatatatatatatatatatatatatatatatatatatatatatattcaacttAGTAATGTTAATAAATAAAAGTGTGAattgtttttaaatattttttatgaatAATATTTACGAGCCATCGGGGGCTTATGGTGCGATGGTAAACAATAGGATAGGCTCCTTAAGCAACGAGGATTCAAATCTCACTTAAAACACATTACACCTGGGGAGTTCAAATTATTTATGATATTAGGTCATCTATTAGGATCCATCCGTGTTTCATAATTTATCCTAGTAGTAAGTTGTAAATTTCTATGATACCGGACCGATCATCTCCAAAATTAATATGATCGTAAGAGTTGAAGTTGTTGATGTGGCTACAACGTTTATTTTCttgggtttttcgggcagcgaaaaccgcttttcgcgtcgcggaaaccccgaatcacccaaagtcgtagatccgtgcaaggaaaaatcgaataagatacaagtacgagtttcaaaaatttagatctacttctagatctatgtgttgagagcttttacctttgaagcgtgccctcgcaaaattcccgctcgtccaaggtacgtgtcggatctccaaagtatcaaggtagatacttctctagtgacatccacacgaacaaggagtgctctctagcactcaaggatggagaagagaaccccaagtgtgctagcactttctagagctctcggatgggattggaaaggaagaaaagaagaagatacaaaaggaaatcttatacactcaagaagtagtattcctcctttgtgatcttcactcttcctttgctcatggaactcactcaaccaccttcaccttcccttggaaccacggcaacagcaagaaggagaggaggaagaagctaggaagaagatgaatgaAGTGAATGCACCATAATACCACACAACCAAAAAACCTCCACaataatgtgtggccggccacatcttgtaacctccccattaatgtggccagccacattaaaaccaaggggagggtgtaacccccatgaggtggcatgtctcatgaggtggaggtgatgtggcaaggatgagtcatccttatgatgtggcattacatcaagtcaaacttgatgtttcaacttctacttggtcaagtcaaacttgaccaattgtcttccttgttgagttaaatccaacctttgattcaagtcaattttaatttatgaatctcaattcattaatataaattgactcaatgaatcaaatctaaattagactcattcaacaattgaatctaattgagtctaactcgataagtctaatttgaatccaattggttcatcatatgaacctaatccaattggttcatcctatgaacctaatctccatccacttattctttgtgtgtgacccaataggttcttgtaacgttggcaatgtttctaaactcctttagaaatataagcaatgagcggcatctagcaatacatcattgctacccaagttacaagaatgttgagatccaacatcaccttgtgactattaattgtgactcttcacaatatatgacaaatgtccttctatcctagacatctagattgatcaatgtgaggcatagaccgtgtcatcctctgaccaatctaaatcttgaactccaagtagactcactcaatcaaatgagctcaatatctcatattgactcatttgggtatggccatacacttcgtggtcttactctatcaagaatatcgatgtcactcccgtcatataggagggatagatcccatctacatcactcacatcgctctgcataattcgttacatacccagtaatcgcctttatagtccacccagttacgggtgacgtttgacgaaaccaaagtacataactccttatgtagggatccatggtgacttcaggtctaaggactaatagtcatactaatagccacatgagaaagtatatgacactcatataacgatccatgatactttctcatggcgggtcattcagtatacattctccaatgcatactcatgtgtcaacttgatatctccatattcatgacttgtgagatcaagtcatcgagttgacctacatgctagtcttattgcattaacattgtccctgaatgttaatacttgactaggaataatttagagtagtgttccctatatcatctcactatcgattcaactaatcgattgatataggtatgaaccttctacttaaggacgctattatacttagtctatttggcactaatacaaataagtataataaccaaacaaatgcctttattaatatacaagaatataataCAACGAGCCCATAcagcaatcatcaaatgattggctctagggctttactaacaatctcccactagcactagtgtcattcagtataggctctaaggcccaaagacctagtgtgaccatcatgctttctctgtgctaaagccttggtcaagggatctgcgatgttagcctcagtgggt includes these proteins:
- the LOC122052374 gene encoding zinc finger AN1 domain-containing stress-associated protein 15-like, producing MAGESCNLNKDEAEILKPSSPSPSSSSPQPPPSPSAHCLQTLQELSSLNTPENLGNPATVDLGPKEKHSNKALPPFQSIKRCSSCDKRVGLTGFRCRCGDLFCARHRYSDTHDCSFDYKAAGREQIAKANPLIRAAKIIKI